The Micromonospora sp. NBC_01740 genome includes a window with the following:
- a CDS encoding serine hydrolase domain-containing protein produces MSAELIDDFVRADRDRALGTYGIHVHREGHPPVEHRFRSDDRVNLYSVAKTFTSVAVGLAEAEGRLSLDDRLLDHLPELRPIAADGLGAVTLRQLLTMTSGTSHRWFADERIIAADLLHEIVAAPLAAAPGTRFAYTGSGPYALGRVIARVG; encoded by the coding sequence GTGAGCGCCGAACTAATCGACGACTTCGTGCGGGCGGACCGCGACCGTGCCCTGGGCACGTACGGCATCCACGTCCACCGCGAGGGCCACCCGCCCGTGGAGCACCGCTTCCGGTCCGACGACCGGGTGAACCTGTACTCCGTCGCCAAGACGTTCACGTCCGTGGCCGTGGGGCTGGCCGAGGCGGAGGGGCGGCTGAGCCTCGACGACCGCCTCCTGGACCACCTGCCCGAGCTGCGGCCGATCGCCGCCGACGGGCTCGGTGCCGTCACGCTCCGGCAGTTGCTGACGATGACCAGCGGCACCAGCCACCGCTGGTTCGCCGACGAGCGGATCATCGCCGCCGACCTGCTCCACGAGATCGTCGCCGCGCCGCTCGCCGCCGCGCCGGGGACCCGCTTCGCGTACACGGGTTCGGGTCCGTACGCCCTCGGCCGGGTGATCGCCCGGGTCGGATGA
- a CDS encoding S8 family serine peptidase has protein sequence MAASTMLLAAAPVSAAAAPSSAPLPATRQAPEAPPRPASGLPQPKSGLWLVQLDKPSLMAATRGTGARAGRTDARSAASTPYARELAQRQDTVVDEMEAVLGRSVRVAHTYRNVVNGLAVALSADEAAQLSGLPGVRAVVPDEILELTTDTSNALIQSPAVWEGRTAENVGTRGEGAIVGILDSGINPDHPSFAAVDGDGYRHTNPYGAGRYVGVCAPSHPQHKAICNDKLIGAWSMVGTDARDDNGHGSHTASTAAGNRHEATMTVGTSTHKLTVSGVAPRANVISYKVCMAIGCLSSATIAAVDQAIADGVDVLNYSISGRDDPWKDLVDQAFLEAYSAGIFVAASAGNSGPGASTVAKTAPWNMSVAAVSHERVIAHRLDVTGPTPVPAALTGIAAVIGEGSPNPPIEGAIRYSGAVDADNVQACLPFPAAAFSGRVALLPRGGCDFSVKVKNATAAGATGVVVHNQYSGPPITMGALAGTTIPAVMVSLADGQRLRDHAAATDGPVTVRVDPGSEVLRDGDWTDVVADFSSRGPSKFDMLAPTVAAPGRNILAATMATKDNPAPYAFMQGTSMSSPHVAGAGALLAALHPDWSPTRIRSALAVTADRDGVVKEDGRTSADAFDMGSGRINLAQAARTGIVLDETAANFVAANPDAGGDPQTLNLPAVVEHHCLKVCTFTRTVSSVARVAATYQATPQAPAGARITVAPTQFTLAPGASQELTITLDVTGTPRKNWLFGAIDLTTDARHAPDGQPIAQAHFPVAVLPAAPDLTVDKTALSSSMDVAQNETHTVKVGNAGGAELTWRATGDSDDCDWPTWVKVTPAQGTLGAFKSQDIQITLDSTGLDDGGVFKANLCLASNDQDQPTTTIALELTVVPVPKIEVAPKSISARQPAGLVTSQKFAVRNAGHGVLDWRLDDPDAGPDDERIRLLRNGVLLIPNSASATRGVMAFDPQTGKQIDPQFIPHFKFDPTSNLYTPFQVIAKPDGSGFLMSDQLNSVITEHALDGSFRRIFAPAGGVDDPKIMTNTRGIALSPRGTVLVTVASQSNANSVVEFDADGKYLGTFVAPGTDGLKGPWGILFRGDDMLVSGSDSDAIHSFKKDGSAANARFFEGLSWPGQLAEMPNGNVLAASWGSGSAPGVWEMDRDGKLIGVYTPPGGSGYQGVHPLGNGNILTTSSKGVHEIDRSGRLVEVENDKGAARFITHVRLPDLQPCVTPDEVPWLTASRTSAGTGAGKFTEVTLSMDSTGLAAGTYRAQLCVTSDDPSNRLSTLPVTLEVTDQTCGQVVSGERRGPLPVNGGVTCLAPGATVFGPVNVAKGAGLIALGASVSGPVTATGSTVVELTGSTVNGPLSVTGVTGSVLISGTRVTGPVSVVDSRTGGTPVVVSGNRIDGPLRCVGNQPPPVDNGVANTVGGPTSGQCRGW, from the coding sequence GTGGCGGCGAGCACCATGCTGCTCGCCGCGGCCCCCGTGTCCGCTGCCGCGGCGCCCTCCAGCGCGCCGCTGCCGGCCACCCGGCAGGCGCCCGAGGCGCCGCCCCGCCCGGCGTCCGGCCTGCCGCAACCCAAGAGCGGGCTCTGGCTGGTGCAGTTGGACAAGCCGTCGTTGATGGCCGCCACCCGGGGCACCGGGGCGCGCGCCGGCAGGACCGACGCCCGGTCCGCGGCCAGCACCCCCTACGCCAGGGAACTGGCGCAGCGGCAGGACACCGTGGTGGACGAGATGGAGGCCGTCCTGGGGCGCTCCGTGCGGGTCGCCCACACCTACCGGAACGTGGTCAACGGACTGGCGGTGGCGCTCAGCGCGGACGAGGCGGCGCAGCTGTCCGGCCTGCCGGGGGTCAGGGCGGTCGTACCCGACGAGATCCTGGAACTGACGACCGACACCAGCAACGCGCTGATCCAGTCGCCCGCGGTGTGGGAGGGCCGGACGGCGGAGAACGTCGGGACCCGTGGCGAGGGCGCCATCGTCGGGATCCTGGACTCCGGCATCAACCCCGACCACCCGTCGTTCGCGGCCGTGGACGGTGACGGCTACCGGCACACCAACCCGTACGGCGCGGGCAGGTACGTCGGCGTCTGCGCCCCGAGCCACCCCCAGCACAAGGCGATCTGCAACGACAAGCTGATCGGCGCCTGGTCGATGGTCGGCACCGACGCCCGGGACGACAACGGCCACGGCAGCCACACCGCCTCGACCGCCGCCGGCAACCGGCACGAGGCGACCATGACCGTCGGCACCAGCACGCACAAGCTCACCGTCTCCGGGGTCGCGCCGCGGGCCAACGTCATCTCCTACAAGGTCTGCATGGCCATCGGCTGCCTCTCCTCGGCGACGATCGCGGCGGTGGACCAGGCGATCGCCGACGGCGTGGACGTCCTCAACTACTCGATCTCGGGTCGCGACGACCCCTGGAAGGACCTCGTCGACCAGGCGTTCCTGGAGGCGTACTCGGCCGGCATCTTCGTCGCCGCCTCCGCCGGCAACAGCGGCCCGGGCGCCAGCACCGTCGCGAAGACCGCGCCGTGGAACATGTCCGTCGCCGCGGTCAGCCACGAGCGGGTCATCGCCCACCGGCTCGACGTGACGGGCCCGACGCCCGTCCCGGCCGCGCTCACCGGCATCGCCGCCGTGATCGGGGAAGGCTCGCCGAACCCGCCCATCGAGGGTGCGATCCGGTACTCCGGCGCCGTCGACGCGGACAACGTGCAGGCCTGCCTTCCGTTCCCGGCAGCGGCGTTCAGCGGCAGGGTCGCCCTGCTGCCCCGGGGCGGCTGCGACTTCTCCGTGAAGGTCAAGAACGCCACCGCCGCCGGCGCGACCGGAGTGGTCGTGCACAACCAGTACAGCGGTCCGCCGATCACGATGGGCGCGCTCGCCGGGACCACCATCCCGGCCGTGATGGTCTCCCTCGCCGACGGGCAGCGGCTGCGCGACCACGCGGCGGCCACCGACGGCCCCGTCACCGTGCGCGTCGACCCCGGCAGCGAGGTGCTGCGCGACGGCGACTGGACCGACGTCGTGGCCGACTTCAGCTCGCGCGGACCCAGCAAGTTCGACATGCTCGCGCCCACCGTGGCCGCCCCGGGCCGCAACATCCTCGCCGCCACCATGGCGACGAAGGACAACCCGGCCCCGTACGCCTTCATGCAGGGCACGTCCATGTCGTCGCCGCACGTCGCCGGTGCCGGCGCGCTGCTGGCGGCGCTGCACCCCGACTGGTCGCCGACGCGGATCCGCTCCGCGCTGGCGGTCACCGCGGACCGCGACGGCGTCGTCAAGGAGGACGGCCGCACGTCGGCCGACGCGTTCGACATGGGCTCCGGCCGGATCAACCTGGCCCAGGCCGCCCGGACCGGCATCGTGCTCGACGAGACCGCCGCGAACTTCGTCGCGGCCAACCCCGACGCCGGTGGCGACCCGCAGACGCTGAACCTGCCGGCCGTGGTCGAGCACCACTGCCTCAAGGTCTGCACCTTCACCCGGACGGTGTCCAGCGTGGCCAGGGTGGCCGCGACCTACCAGGCGACGCCGCAGGCCCCGGCCGGCGCGCGGATCACGGTCGCGCCGACGCAGTTCACCCTGGCGCCCGGCGCCAGCCAGGAGCTGACCATCACCCTGGACGTCACCGGGACCCCCCGCAAGAACTGGCTCTTCGGTGCGATCGACCTGACCACCGACGCCCGGCACGCGCCGGACGGGCAGCCGATCGCCCAGGCGCACTTCCCGGTCGCCGTCCTTCCCGCGGCCCCGGACCTGACCGTGGACAAGACCGCGCTCAGCTCCAGCATGGACGTCGCGCAGAACGAGACCCACACGGTCAAGGTGGGCAACGCCGGCGGTGCCGAACTCACCTGGCGGGCGACCGGCGACAGCGACGACTGCGACTGGCCGACCTGGGTCAAGGTGACCCCGGCGCAGGGCACACTGGGTGCGTTCAAGAGCCAGGACATCCAGATCACCCTCGACTCGACCGGCCTGGACGACGGCGGCGTGTTCAAGGCGAACCTGTGCCTGGCCAGCAACGACCAGGACCAGCCGACGACGACGATCGCGCTGGAACTGACGGTGGTGCCGGTACCGAAGATCGAGGTGGCGCCCAAGTCGATCTCCGCGCGGCAGCCGGCCGGGCTGGTCACCAGCCAGAAGTTCGCGGTACGCAACGCCGGGCACGGCGTGCTGGACTGGCGGCTGGACGACCCGGACGCCGGGCCGGACGACGAGCGGATCCGGCTCCTGCGTAACGGTGTCCTGCTGATCCCGAACTCGGCAAGCGCCACCCGTGGGGTGATGGCGTTCGATCCGCAGACCGGAAAGCAGATCGACCCGCAGTTCATCCCGCACTTCAAGTTCGACCCGACCAGCAACCTCTACACACCGTTCCAGGTCATCGCCAAGCCGGACGGCAGCGGCTTCCTCATGTCCGACCAGCTGAACTCGGTGATCACCGAACACGCCCTGGACGGCAGCTTCCGGCGGATCTTCGCGCCCGCCGGCGGCGTGGACGACCCGAAGATCATGACCAACACCCGGGGTATCGCGCTCTCGCCGCGCGGCACCGTGCTGGTGACGGTCGCGTCCCAGAGCAACGCCAACTCGGTGGTCGAGTTCGACGCCGACGGCAAGTACCTGGGCACGTTCGTCGCGCCGGGGACCGATGGGCTGAAGGGACCGTGGGGCATCCTGTTCCGCGGCGACGACATGCTCGTCTCGGGCAGCGACAGCGACGCCATCCACAGTTTCAAGAAGGACGGCTCCGCCGCCAACGCCCGCTTCTTCGAGGGGCTGAGCTGGCCCGGCCAGCTCGCGGAGATGCCGAACGGCAACGTGCTCGCGGCGAGCTGGGGCAGCGGCTCCGCCCCCGGGGTCTGGGAGATGGACCGCGACGGCAAGCTGATCGGCGTCTACACGCCGCCCGGCGGCAGCGGTTACCAGGGTGTCCACCCGCTCGGTAACGGCAACATCCTGACCACCAGCTCCAAGGGGGTCCACGAGATCGACCGCTCCGGCCGCCTGGTCGAGGTCGAGAACGACAAGGGCGCGGCCCGGTTCATCACCCACGTCCGGCTGCCCGACCTGCAGCCGTGCGTGACGCCCGACGAGGTGCCGTGGCTGACGGCGTCGCGGACGTCGGCCGGCACCGGCGCCGGCAAGTTCACCGAGGTGACGCTCTCGATGGACAGCACCGGCCTGGCCGCCGGTACGTACCGGGCCCAGCTCTGCGTCACCAGCGACGATCCGTCGAACCGGCTCTCGACGCTGCCCGTGACGCTCGAGGTCACCGACCAGACCTGCGGCCAGGTCGTCAGCGGTGAGCGTCGGGGTCCGCTGCCGGTCAACGGCGGGGTGACCTGCCTCGCGCCGGGTGCCACGGTGTTCGGGCCGGTCAACGTCGCGAAGGGCGCGGGCCTGATCGCGCTCGGCGCCAGCGTCAGCGGCCCGGTGACCGCCACCGGGTCCACGGTGGTGGAGTTGACGGGCAGCACGGTCAACGGCCCGCTGTCGGTCACCGGCGTCACCGGTTCGGTGCTGATCAGCGGGACGCGGGTGACCGGTCCGGTCAGCGTGGTCGACAGCCGCACCGGCGGCACGCCGGTCGTGGTGTCGGGCAACCGGATCGACGGGCCGCTGCGGTGCGTCGGCAACCAGCCGCCACCGGTGGACAACGGGGTGGCCAACACGGTCGGCGGCCCGACGTCCGGCCAGTGCCGCGGGTGGTGA
- a CDS encoding N-acetylmuramoyl-L-alanine amidase: MTARLAARRRRGLLSAMLAATLILTAESALAAAPVSAAPEGAPPAAARLATAFDTAAGRYDVPRDLLVALGYAETRLDGHGGAPSAAGGYGMMHLASNPKLRTLDEAATLTGLSRAALRADAAANIAGAAAVLRSYADQAGLTAAERDDVDEWYAAVARYGGAASPALARLYADAVYDLLGAGFDTGHAGVAKVPGRQVAPERDLPGDASDGVGILSTDYGPAAWAPASTSNYTVASRPTSHSVRYIVIHVTQGSYAGSISWFQNPAAQASAHYTFRSSDGAVTQSVREKDIAWHAGNWTYNTQSIGIEHEGYVDNAAWFTDAMYRASATLTRSLANKYGIPKTRAHIIGHHEVPGATHTDPGPNWNWSYYMQLVNQQTGVGSGTVNTEGVSLNVRSGPGTGYAVVGSVADGANVSIYCQAVGTTVTGPYGTSNVWDRIGTNRYVSDAYVLTGHDGFIPGVPRC, translated from the coding sequence ATGACTGCTCGACTCGCCGCGCGACGCAGGCGTGGGCTGCTCAGCGCCATGCTGGCCGCGACCCTGATCCTGACTGCCGAATCAGCCCTGGCCGCCGCGCCGGTGTCGGCCGCCCCGGAGGGGGCCCCACCGGCGGCTGCCCGGCTGGCCACCGCCTTCGACACCGCCGCCGGCCGGTACGACGTCCCCCGCGACCTGCTCGTCGCCCTCGGCTACGCCGAGACCCGCCTGGACGGGCACGGCGGCGCACCCAGCGCGGCGGGCGGCTACGGCATGATGCACCTGGCCAGCAACCCCAAGCTGCGCACCCTGGACGAGGCGGCCACGCTGACCGGGCTCAGCCGTGCCGCGCTGCGCGCCGACGCCGCCGCGAACATCGCCGGCGCGGCCGCCGTTCTGCGCTCCTACGCGGACCAGGCCGGCCTGACCGCGGCCGAGCGCGACGACGTCGACGAGTGGTACGCCGCGGTCGCCCGCTACGGCGGCGCGGCCAGCCCGGCGCTCGCCCGCCTCTACGCGGACGCCGTCTACGACCTGCTCGGCGCCGGCTTCGACACCGGCCACGCCGGGGTGGCGAAGGTCCCCGGCCGCCAGGTGGCCCCGGAGCGTGACCTGCCCGGTGACGCGTCGGACGGGGTCGGGATCCTCAGCACCGACTACGGGCCGGCCGCGTGGGCGCCGGCGAGCACCAGCAACTACACGGTGGCCAGCCGACCCACCAGCCACTCCGTCAGGTACATCGTCATCCACGTGACGCAGGGCAGCTACGCCGGCTCGATCAGCTGGTTCCAGAACCCGGCCGCCCAGGCCAGCGCGCACTACACGTTCCGCTCCTCAGACGGGGCGGTCACCCAGTCGGTGCGGGAGAAGGACATCGCCTGGCACGCCGGCAACTGGACCTACAACACCCAGTCCATCGGCATCGAGCACGAGGGGTACGTCGACAACGCGGCCTGGTTCACCGACGCGATGTACCGGGCTTCCGCGACGCTCACCCGCAGCCTCGCCAACAAGTACGGCATCCCCAAGACCCGGGCGCACATCATCGGCCACCACGAGGTCCCCGGGGCCACCCACACCGACCCGGGCCCGAACTGGAACTGGTCGTACTACATGCAGCTGGTGAACCAGCAGACCGGCGTCGGCTCCGGCACGGTGAACACCGAGGGGGTGAGCCTCAACGTGCGCTCCGGGCCCGGCACCGGCTACGCCGTCGTGGGTTCCGTCGCCGACGGCGCGAACGTCAGCATCTACTGCCAGGCCGTCGGCACCACGGTGACCGGCCCCTACGGCACGAGCAACGTCTGGGACCGGATCGGCACCAACCGGTACGTCTCCGACGCGTACGTCCTGACCGGCCACGACGGCTTCATTCCCGGCGTGCCACGCTGCTGA
- a CDS encoding DUF6234 family protein encodes MTSSTPAARSRYALVLLTVVWVVACLALLWWLFTIGMEGWADHHSNGGGRSAEFGRRSARALLLLAATAAGGPAVIALVAFGCRYRRTGLVYLLLAVVAAAALAPAVADAARTLRPPAAPLPAPTTCQEHSGGDSRCPGG; translated from the coding sequence ATGACCTCGTCGACACCCGCCGCCCGGTCCCGGTACGCCCTCGTGCTCCTGACGGTGGTCTGGGTGGTGGCGTGCCTGGCGCTGCTGTGGTGGTTGTTCACGATCGGCATGGAGGGCTGGGCCGACCACCACTCGAACGGTGGCGGGCGCTCGGCGGAATTCGGGCGCCGCTCGGCCCGGGCGCTGCTGTTGCTGGCGGCGACGGCAGCGGGCGGGCCGGCCGTCATCGCGCTGGTGGCGTTCGGCTGCCGGTACCGCCGCACCGGGCTGGTCTACCTGCTCCTCGCCGTCGTGGCCGCGGCGGCGCTGGCGCCGGCGGTCGCGGATGCCGCGCGCACCCTCCGGCCGCCGGCCGCGCCGCTCCCGGCGCCGACGACCTGCCAGGAGCACAGCGGCGGTGACAGCCGCTGCCCGGGCGGCTGA
- a CDS encoding adenylate kinase → MTAPARILVYGVYGAGKSTLAERLAERLGSPWHPVDDLLWQPGWVEVPVAEQRSRIEAVCRRDRWILDGAYHGWRDVVLARADLVVGLDYPRWLSFWRLLRRTAHRLVSGEEICNGNRESLRSVLSRESILVWHVTAFGRARRRMRAWQADPAGPPVLLFRSPAELERWLSELT, encoded by the coding sequence ATGACCGCACCGGCCCGCATCCTCGTCTACGGGGTGTACGGCGCCGGCAAGTCCACCTTGGCGGAGCGGCTGGCCGAGCGGCTCGGGTCACCGTGGCACCCGGTCGACGACCTGCTGTGGCAGCCGGGCTGGGTGGAGGTGCCGGTCGCGGAGCAGCGCAGCCGGATCGAGGCGGTCTGTCGCCGCGACCGCTGGATCCTCGACGGGGCGTACCACGGGTGGCGCGACGTGGTGCTGGCGCGCGCCGACCTGGTCGTCGGCCTGGACTATCCGCGCTGGCTCTCCTTCTGGCGGCTGCTGCGGCGTACCGCCCACCGGCTGGTCAGCGGCGAGGAGATCTGCAACGGCAACCGCGAGTCGCTGCGTAGCGTGCTGTCCCGGGAGTCGATCCTGGTGTGGCACGTCACCGCGTTCGGCCGGGCCCGGCGGCGGATGCGCGCCTGGCAGGCCGATCCGGCCGGGCCACCGGTGCTGCTGTTCCGCTCCCCGGCGGAGCTGGAGCGCTGGCTGTCCGAACTCACCTGA
- a CDS encoding catalase, translating to MDASKPAKAVKDVVEAAAGKVADALTSDVPGAPGSAPPTVEEPTTPHDPLPPKKEQGAPETRTPTGAATGAPTTANGQQGAFLTTSQGARLRDTDHSLKAGPRGPVLLQDHHLREKITHFDHERIPERVVHARGAGAHGVFEAYGKAEGVTKAGFLAKGRTTNVFVRFSTVLGSRGSADTVRDTRGFATKFYTDEGTFDLVANNMPVFFIQDAIKFPDIIHAGKPHPDREIPQAQSAHDTFWDFVSLHTEAQHHTMWNMSDRGIPRSYRMMEGFGVHTFRLVNAAGETALAKFHWKPKLGVHSLTWEEAQLLGGVDPDFHRRDLYDAIEAGAFPEWELGLQVFPDTPEETFAGIDLLDPTKIVPEELAPVQPVGKLTLNRTPTNFFAETEQVAFHVGHLPPGIDVTNDPLLQGRLFSYVDTQLTRLGGPNFSQVPINRPHAPVNDMLRDGFHQQAVHAGVAPYRPNSLDGGNPFPAGDTDGAFVDVPVTVTEAPKVRANPASFDDHYSQVRLFWLSMSPVEKEHIVRAYTFELGKCFHQAIRERQLQCLANIDPVLCAEVATGLGLPAPEPTVPLVDPAPSPALSQVGRQWPADGRTMGIVVDPTAGLDDVDEVRRAVFAAGMVPLLVAPHGGLVGGLPVQRTFATGRSVEFDVLLLAGAPAPAPDASPARDAKAGAAGSAAVDPRVLLLVDECWRHAKAIGAWGAGVEVLRQAGVAGTPGVVTGGSGAEVLTAVQQLLAAHRVWERFPASVT from the coding sequence ATGGATGCCAGCAAGCCCGCCAAGGCGGTCAAGGACGTGGTGGAGGCCGCAGCCGGGAAGGTGGCCGACGCGCTGACCTCGGACGTGCCCGGCGCGCCGGGCAGCGCCCCGCCAACCGTCGAGGAGCCGACGACGCCACACGATCCGCTGCCGCCCAAGAAGGAACAGGGCGCCCCGGAGACCCGTACGCCGACCGGCGCGGCGACCGGCGCGCCGACGACGGCGAACGGTCAGCAGGGCGCCTTCCTCACGACGTCGCAGGGGGCGCGGCTGCGCGACACGGACCACTCGCTGAAGGCCGGGCCGCGCGGTCCGGTCCTGCTGCAGGACCACCACCTGCGCGAGAAGATCACCCACTTCGACCACGAGCGCATTCCCGAGCGCGTCGTGCACGCGCGTGGGGCCGGCGCGCACGGCGTCTTCGAGGCCTACGGCAAGGCCGAGGGCGTGACGAAGGCCGGCTTCCTGGCGAAGGGCAGGACGACCAACGTCTTCGTACGGTTCTCCACCGTCCTCGGTTCGCGCGGCTCGGCCGACACGGTCCGCGACACCCGCGGCTTCGCGACGAAGTTCTACACCGACGAGGGCACCTTCGACCTGGTCGCCAACAACATGCCGGTCTTCTTCATCCAGGACGCCATCAAGTTCCCCGACATCATTCACGCCGGCAAGCCGCACCCCGACCGGGAGATCCCGCAGGCGCAGAGCGCGCACGACACCTTCTGGGACTTCGTCTCCCTGCACACCGAGGCGCAGCACCACACCATGTGGAACATGTCCGACCGGGGCATCCCGCGCTCGTACCGGATGATGGAGGGCTTCGGCGTCCACACGTTCCGGCTCGTCAACGCCGCCGGCGAGACGGCGCTGGCGAAGTTCCACTGGAAGCCCAAGCTGGGCGTGCACTCCCTGACCTGGGAGGAGGCGCAGTTGCTCGGCGGCGTGGACCCGGACTTCCACCGCCGGGACCTCTACGACGCCATCGAGGCCGGCGCCTTCCCGGAGTGGGAGCTGGGCCTCCAGGTGTTCCCCGACACCCCCGAGGAGACCTTCGCCGGGATCGACCTGCTCGACCCGACGAAGATCGTGCCGGAGGAGCTGGCACCGGTGCAGCCGGTCGGGAAGCTGACGCTCAACCGGACGCCGACGAACTTCTTCGCCGAGACCGAACAGGTCGCCTTCCATGTCGGCCACCTGCCGCCGGGCATCGACGTCACGAACGACCCGCTGTTGCAGGGCCGGCTGTTCTCGTACGTCGACACGCAGCTCACCCGGCTGGGCGGGCCGAACTTCTCGCAGGTCCCGATCAACCGCCCGCACGCCCCGGTCAACGACATGCTGCGCGACGGCTTCCACCAGCAGGCCGTCCACGCCGGGGTCGCACCGTACCGGCCGAACTCGCTCGACGGCGGCAACCCCTTCCCGGCCGGGGACACCGACGGCGCGTTCGTCGACGTGCCGGTGACGGTGACGGAGGCGCCCAAGGTACGCGCCAACCCGGCCTCGTTCGACGACCACTACAGCCAGGTCCGCCTGTTCTGGCTGAGCATGTCGCCGGTCGAGAAGGAGCACATCGTCCGCGCCTACACCTTCGAGCTGGGCAAGTGCTTCCACCAGGCGATCCGGGAACGCCAGCTCCAGTGCCTCGCCAACATCGACCCGGTGCTGTGCGCGGAGGTCGCCACCGGGCTGGGTCTGCCCGCGCCGGAGCCGACCGTGCCGCTCGTCGACCCCGCGCCCAGCCCCGCGCTGTCGCAGGTGGGCAGGCAGTGGCCGGCCGACGGCCGCACCATGGGCATCGTCGTCGACCCCACCGCCGGGCTCGACGATGTCGACGAGGTACGCCGGGCGGTCTTCGCGGCCGGCATGGTGCCGCTCCTCGTCGCCCCGCACGGCGGCCTGGTGGGCGGCCTGCCCGTGCAGCGGACCTTCGCCACCGGCCGCTCGGTCGAGTTCGACGTGCTCCTGCTGGCCGGGGCGCCGGCGCCCGCGCCGGACGCGTCGCCGGCGCGCGACGCCAAGGCCGGCGCGGCGGGCTCCGCCGCCGTGGATCCGCGGGTGCTGCTGCTGGTCGACGAGTGCTGGCGGCACGCCAAGGCGATCGGCGCGTGGGGCGCCGGCGTCGAAGTGCTGCGGCAGGCGGGGGTCGCCGGCACGCCCGGCGTCGTCACGGGCGGCTCCGGCGCCGAGGTCCTCACCGCCGTGCAGCAGCTGCTGGCCGCCCACCGGGTGTGGGAGAGGTTCCCCGCCTCGGTCACCTGA
- a CDS encoding peptidoglycan DD-metalloendopeptidase family protein encodes MDHLDQPGCCGDGPAVAGIDRRAVLLGAALGAGALAGLAVPGRAYAAPAIYNPFSGYPVTGTWQEHLNRGSLGGVDFGMPVGTRLPACGAGTIQNIPYNGTGGHTVTIQHADGYRSQYMHLSQFLLGNGAAVSSGTVVGLSGGAAGAPGSGSSTGPHVHWHMINPAGVRINPLAYIGQNPAPGRLPKTSTEQDGIPGTIFYQRMQNWLRLTAGYTGPIDGAPGPGTYAALQRAMRAYGYTGPIDGQPGPNTWRAVQRLASGHGYTGPIDGVMGPNSWRGFARFLNQDRWD; translated from the coding sequence ATGGACCATCTCGACCAACCCGGATGCTGCGGCGACGGCCCGGCGGTCGCCGGTATCGACCGCCGCGCGGTGCTGCTCGGCGCCGCCCTCGGCGCGGGCGCCCTGGCCGGGCTGGCCGTTCCCGGCCGCGCGTACGCCGCGCCCGCCATCTACAACCCCTTCTCCGGGTATCCCGTCACCGGCACCTGGCAGGAGCACCTGAACCGGGGTTCGCTCGGCGGCGTCGACTTCGGCATGCCGGTCGGCACCCGCCTGCCCGCCTGCGGCGCGGGCACCATCCAGAACATCCCGTACAACGGCACGGGGGGGCACACGGTCACCATCCAGCACGCGGACGGGTACCGCAGCCAGTACATGCACCTGTCGCAGTTCCTGCTCGGCAACGGCGCGGCCGTGTCCAGCGGCACCGTCGTCGGCCTCTCCGGCGGCGCGGCCGGCGCGCCGGGCTCGGGCTCGTCGACCGGGCCGCACGTCCACTGGCACATGATCAATCCGGCCGGCGTACGCATCAACCCGCTGGCCTACATCGGGCAGAACCCCGCACCCGGGCGACTGCCCAAGACCTCCACCGAGCAGGACGGCATCCCCGGCACCATCTTCTACCAGCGCATGCAGAACTGGCTGCGGCTCACCGCGGGATACACCGGCCCCATCGACGGCGCGCCCGGGCCGGGCACCTACGCCGCCCTCCAGCGGGCCATGCGGGCCTACGGCTACACCGGACCGATCGACGGACAGCCCGGCCCGAACACCTGGCGCGCCGTGCAGCGTCTCGCGTCCGGCCACGGCTACACCGGCCCGATCGACGGGGTCATGGGGCCCAACTCGTGGCGCGGCTTCGCCCGCTTCCTCAACCAGGACAGGTGGGACTGA